A genome region from Methanobacterium subterraneum includes the following:
- a CDS encoding carbohydrate kinase family protein: MFQKIGSDVISRILDAVGFGALNLDRLYRVNKIAGKDEEAYITELNESCGGSAANTIIGLARLGLATGFLGKVASDREGDLLLENLKKEGVDLDGVIQSHHGRSGTVQGFVDTEGERALYVDPGVNDEITSQEIDLEYLSNTRLIHLTSFVGKTIQIQKELLDSIPSNVTVSTDPGMIYAQKGIKTMKKLLNRTDILLLNQKELELMTPHINQEHEKIKSLLDFGIKVIVVKQGEKGCMVTDGDESYFMEALNVECQDTTGAGDAFNSGFLFGYLRGKSIEKSAIIGNFVASCCVKEPGATSGLPSLSEIISVYSGEIK; the protein is encoded by the coding sequence ATGTTTCAAAAAATTGGAAGTGATGTTATTTCTCGAATACTGGATGCAGTAGGATTTGGAGCACTAAACTTGGACCGCCTTTATCGAGTTAATAAAATAGCAGGTAAAGATGAGGAAGCTTATATAACTGAACTTAATGAAAGCTGTGGGGGTTCAGCAGCCAACACCATTATTGGACTGGCCAGACTGGGATTGGCCACTGGTTTTTTAGGGAAGGTGGCCAGTGACCGGGAGGGGGATTTGCTCCTGGAAAACCTTAAAAAAGAAGGTGTTGATTTGGATGGAGTTATACAAAGTCACCATGGCCGTAGCGGAACTGTCCAGGGATTTGTGGATACTGAAGGTGAACGAGCATTGTACGTTGATCCCGGAGTTAATGATGAAATAACATCTCAGGAGATTGACCTGGAATACCTTTCCAACACTCGACTTATTCACCTCACATCTTTTGTGGGGAAAACCATCCAGATACAAAAAGAGCTTCTTGATTCAATTCCATCCAATGTAACCGTTAGCACGGACCCGGGGATGATCTACGCACAAAAAGGAATTAAAACCATGAAGAAACTTCTTAACCGAACCGATATTTTACTATTAAATCAAAAAGAACTGGAACTGATGACACCCCACATCAATCAGGAACATGAGAAGATCAAAAGCCTGCTTGACTTTGGAATTAAAGTAATTGTGGTTAAACAGGGCGAAAAAGGATGCATGGTTACAGATGGTGATGAATCTTATTTCATGGAGGCATTAAATGTTGAATGTCAGGATACCACAGGTGCAGGAGATGCTTTTAACTCCGGATTTCTCTTTGGATATTTGAGGGGTAAAAGTATAGAAAAATCTGCTATTATCGGTAACTTCGTTGCTTCTTGCTGTGTGAAGGAGCCTGGTGCGACCAGTGGCCTCCCCTCATTATCTGAAATAATATCAGTGTATAGTGGGGAAATTAAATGA
- the hdrB gene encoding ferredoxin:CoB-CoM heterodisulfide reductase subunit HdrB → MKKIPTEKLLLFKTCLVSTEYPGVESSTTFLFDQLGIEYHRDERQSCCSGLGYYYDLFDQLPTTVLAARNFYIARETGHPYITAMCATCYAILKKAAKILEENDEARNLVNQMLDDSGLGHMAYHKGDMDPHKKIFHTAEVLHSKRKEIEAFPKIDFSQYSIATHHGCHYCKIHYHDTICGVRNPLLLDEVAASCGVSTIDWYDQKRLTCGAGFGQRFTNNELSLKVTAEKLMSLKDNQTDILLHMCPNCQMQFDRYQPVIEKKLNTNLNIFHLNISQFMALAMGADPYKVVGIQTHTVPVEPLLKKLGIDTVQKSLKNFKLKINE, encoded by the coding sequence ATGAAAAAAATACCCACTGAAAAACTTTTACTCTTTAAAACTTGTCTGGTGAGTACTGAATATCCTGGAGTGGAATCATCCACCACATTTCTCTTTGACCAACTGGGAATAGAATACCATCGAGACGAACGCCAGTCCTGTTGCAGTGGCTTGGGATACTATTATGACCTCTTTGACCAGCTTCCCACCACAGTCCTGGCTGCCCGGAACTTTTACATTGCCCGGGAAACTGGACATCCTTACATTACAGCTATGTGTGCCACCTGCTATGCTATACTGAAAAAGGCGGCTAAAATCCTGGAAGAAAATGATGAAGCGCGAAATCTGGTCAACCAGATGTTAGATGATAGTGGATTGGGTCATATGGCTTATCATAAGGGAGATATGGATCCTCATAAAAAAATTTTCCATACTGCAGAGGTTCTTCACAGCAAAAGGAAAGAGATTGAAGCTTTTCCCAAAATTGATTTTTCACAGTACAGTATTGCCACCCACCATGGCTGCCATTACTGTAAAATACATTACCATGATACCATTTGTGGTGTGCGCAACCCCCTGCTCCTGGATGAAGTGGCTGCTTCCTGTGGGGTCAGTACTATTGACTGGTATGATCAGAAGAGACTCACCTGTGGTGCTGGTTTCGGTCAGCGTTTCACCAATAATGAACTCTCCCTTAAAGTCACTGCGGAGAAGCTCATGAGCCTCAAGGATAACCAGACTGATATACTGCTCCACATGTGTCCCAACTGTCAGATGCAGTTTGACCGTTACCAGCCAGTGATTGAGAAGAAACTCAACACCAATTTAAACATATTCCACCTGAATATATCCCAGTTTATGGCCCTGGCCATGGGCGCAGACCCATATAAAGTGGTGGGAATCCAAACCCACACTGTACCCGTGGAGCCACTTCTTAAAAAACTGGGGATTGATACTGTCCAAAAATCCCTTAAAAATTTCAAATTAAAGATTAATGAATGA
- a CDS encoding YkgJ family cysteine cluster protein, producing the protein MLRDLLINKELFETLREKFLESDDGGMNTNEEIELLEKAVFNRLKKKRSVKRYKKLGVSKGDLKEIIQLADIISLDAIGGPSNYELAKEHQEWCTICGRCCRESESIFIHKDELNLLLTFNPDLEKGIIRNKLYPEHFELKDIRPCKFIDDETNKCGIYNSRPQVCRSYPLVLIESNGKAKNIINLRSKCNYSVNLILEKSMILFDEAIRRLRD; encoded by the coding sequence ATGTTAAGAGATCTTCTTATTAATAAAGAACTGTTTGAAACCCTTAGAGAGAAGTTTCTGGAATCTGATGATGGAGGAATGAATACCAATGAAGAGATTGAGCTCCTGGAAAAAGCGGTCTTCAATAGACTGAAAAAGAAAAGATCTGTTAAAAGGTACAAGAAATTAGGTGTCAGTAAAGGGGACCTTAAGGAAATAATCCAACTGGCAGACATCATCAGCTTAGATGCAATAGGTGGACCATCAAACTATGAGTTAGCCAAGGAACATCAGGAATGGTGCACCATTTGTGGAAGATGCTGCAGGGAATCTGAATCCATTTTCATACACAAGGATGAACTCAACCTACTGCTCACCTTCAACCCAGATCTGGAAAAGGGAATTATTCGCAACAAACTCTACCCTGAACACTTTGAACTGAAAGATATCCGCCCCTGCAAATTCATTGATGATGAAACCAACAAATGCGGGATATACAACTCCCGACCACAGGTCTGCAGGAGTTACCCCCTGGTACTCATTGAATCAAATGGTAAAGCCAAGAACATTATCAATTTACGCTCTAAATGTAATTACTCCGTGAATTTGATTCTGGAAAAGTCAATGATACTCTTTGATGAAGCCATCAGGAGACTTAGAGATTAG
- a CDS encoding MBL fold metallo-hydrolase produces the protein MTDKKRIELKIYGGIATVNCYLLKVDSGFILIDTGPSSKRDSLEDELEKEGCKVGDLNLIIITHGDSDHTGNVAYFRQEYGAPIALHPDDEGMVQTGNMSHNRKVNLLVRILFALPFIKLKKSDRFKGDIDTDDGFDLGDYGLNARIIHIPGHSKGSIGIITADGDFYCGDIFSNTDKPVLNSIMDDLDAAHSSIRKLEKLDINMVYPGHGDPFPMKKFQKTMQ, from the coding sequence TTGACTGATAAAAAAAGGATTGAATTAAAGATTTATGGAGGTATAGCCACTGTTAACTGTTACCTCCTGAAGGTTGATTCTGGTTTTATATTGATTGATACAGGCCCTTCTAGTAAACGTGACAGTCTGGAGGATGAACTGGAAAAGGAGGGCTGCAAAGTAGGAGATCTGAATCTAATTATTATCACCCATGGTGATTCAGACCATACAGGTAATGTAGCCTATTTTCGCCAGGAATACGGCGCCCCGATAGCCTTGCACCCAGATGATGAGGGGATGGTCCAGACAGGGAACATGTCCCATAACCGGAAGGTCAACCTTCTAGTTCGTATCTTATTTGCCTTACCATTCATCAAATTAAAGAAATCCGACCGTTTTAAAGGAGATATTGATACAGATGATGGTTTTGACTTGGGAGATTACGGGTTGAATGCCAGGATAATACATATTCCCGGCCACTCAAAGGGTTCAATTGGAATAATCACTGCCGATGGTGATTTCTACTGTGGAGATATCTTTTCTAATACTGATAAACCAGTTTTAAATTCAATTATGGATGATTTAGATGCAGCACATTCCAGTATAAGAAAACTAGAAAAATTAGATATAAACATGGTTTACCCTGGGCATGGGGATCCATTTCCCATGAAAAAGTTCCAGAAAACAATGCAATGA
- the nifU gene encoding Fe-S cluster assembly scaffold protein NifU — MYSEKVMDHFSNPRNVGEIEDADGVGTEGNPTCGDLMTIYIKVEDEIITDIKFKTFGCAAAIATSSMITEMALGKTIEEALKITRNDVANELEGLPPVKMHCSNLAADALRAAIEDYRKKQT, encoded by the coding sequence ATGTACAGTGAAAAAGTTATGGATCATTTTTCCAACCCTCGTAATGTGGGTGAGATAGAAGATGCAGATGGTGTTGGAACCGAAGGTAATCCAACTTGTGGGGACCTGATGACCATTTATATCAAAGTTGAAGATGAGATTATAACCGATATAAAGTTCAAAACATTCGGTTGTGCGGCAGCAATAGCCACTAGTAGTATGATAACTGAGATGGCTCTGGGAAAAACCATAGAAGAAGCATTGAAGATTACCCGGAACGATGTGGCTAATGAACTGGAAGGATTGCCCCCGGTGAAGATGCACTGCTCCAACTTAGCAGCAGATGCATTAAGGGCAGCCATTGAAGATTACAGGAAAAAACAGACATGA
- the hdrC gene encoding ferredoxin:CoB-CoM heterodisulfide reductase subunit HdrC, giving the protein MKTLKINQDSSQLAREILDDLRASPTLELFKCIQCGMCVSLCPGARYSDYNPRKMVKNVLEGNQDILSDEDIWNCFYCYTCHSVCPVNNSPSEVNQILRQKAIEEGKGLEKIAAFLSYGENFLDIGVGTIPTAFFDKLVEDFGSEWFDFKVNLESVREELGLGPVSLPAESMDEINEILKITGLTQRLENIRRLE; this is encoded by the coding sequence ATGAAAACCCTTAAAATTAACCAAGATTCATCGCAGCTGGCCAGGGAGATACTGGATGATCTCAGGGCTTCACCAACCTTGGAACTATTCAAATGCATACAATGCGGTATGTGCGTATCCCTATGTCCCGGAGCACGTTATAGTGATTACAACCCTCGAAAAATGGTTAAAAATGTGTTAGAGGGAAATCAGGATATTCTTTCTGATGAGGATATATGGAACTGTTTTTACTGTTATACTTGCCACAGTGTTTGCCCGGTTAACAACAGCCCCAGTGAGGTGAACCAGATACTACGCCAGAAGGCAATAGAAGAAGGTAAAGGCCTTGAAAAAATAGCCGCATTCTTAAGTTACGGTGAAAATTTCCTGGACATTGGAGTGGGCACCATTCCCACGGCATTCTTTGACAAGCTGGTGGAGGATTTCGGTTCAGAATGGTTTGACTTTAAAGTTAACTTGGAAAGCGTGCGGGAGGAACTGGGACTGGGACCAGTTAGTTTACCTGCTGAATCAATGGATGAAATAAATGAAATTCTCAAAATCACCGGGCTCACCCAGAGACTGGAAAACATAAGGCGGTTAGAATGA
- a CDS encoding pyridoxamine 5'-phosphate oxidase family protein, whose protein sequence is MTMTEEMMEAIEKDLVFLATANNEGIPNVVPIGFARPIDSQSILIADNYMNKTHKNIEENPHVSLVTKDAKMNPYQFKGTAEIFESGKFFDEVVEWAQNVMTKLNPKAAIVVKVTEIYSVQPGPEAGKKIE, encoded by the coding sequence ATGACCATGACTGAAGAGATGATGGAAGCAATAGAAAAGGACTTAGTATTCCTGGCGACTGCCAACAATGAAGGAATTCCAAATGTGGTTCCAATAGGCTTTGCAAGGCCCATCGACAGCCAAAGCATATTAATCGCTGATAATTACATGAACAAAACCCATAAAAACATTGAAGAAAACCCTCACGTTTCCCTGGTAACCAAAGACGCTAAAATGAATCCTTACCAGTTTAAGGGTACTGCAGAGATATTCGAATCAGGCAAGTTCTTCGATGAAGTGGTGGAATGGGCACAGAATGTGATGACCAAACTCAACCCTAAAGCAGCCATCGTGGTTAAAGTTACCGAAATATACTCAGTGCAACCCGGCCCAGAAGCTGGTAAAAAGATTGAATAA
- the cysS gene encoding cysteine--tRNA ligase, with translation MIKIYNTITRSKEALKPLKGNRVKLFVCGPTVYDYSHIGHARTYIAFDVIVRYLKHQGCSVFYLQNITDIDDKIINRAAETGEDPLDLAREFEVKYLEDMETLGVTSVNLYARATEHIPEIISQIETLLDKGFAYETRNGVYFDESSFPDFGKLSNRNLQKLNTHRINPDDAKKNSGDFALWKKKDDNPCWNSPWGSGRPGWHIEDTAITEEYFGAQYDIHGGGLDLIFPHHEAEIAQMESSSGKKPMVRYWMHTGFLNVSGDKMSKSLGNFITIRKLLETYPPDVFRFFVLSTHYRSPIDFSQDTLEQSANSLKRIYKLNEHINQLLESEIPKNGKLDEIHSCLLHETRQKFMNAMDNDFNTPSALSVLFEFTREINRIINHGELSNETLKKVNIFFIEVGDILGFNFSPEVSPENDITGELVDIITEVRDKLRQKKDWELSDEIRDRLSILDILLEDE, from the coding sequence ATGATTAAAATATACAACACCATTACCCGCAGTAAGGAAGCTTTAAAACCCCTTAAAGGTAATAGGGTAAAACTATTCGTTTGCGGACCTACTGTCTATGATTACTCCCACATAGGTCACGCCCGGACATACATCGCCTTTGATGTCATAGTCCGCTACCTTAAACATCAGGGTTGCAGTGTTTTTTACCTGCAGAACATCACTGATATCGATGACAAGATCATCAATCGGGCAGCTGAAACTGGAGAGGATCCTCTGGATCTGGCCCGTGAATTTGAGGTTAAATACTTGGAGGATATGGAAACCCTGGGTGTTACCAGTGTTAACCTTTATGCCCGGGCAACAGAACACATCCCTGAAATCATATCCCAGATAGAAACCCTTTTGGATAAGGGATTTGCCTATGAAACTCGGAACGGGGTTTACTTTGATGAGTCCAGTTTTCCTGATTTTGGTAAACTTTCCAATCGCAATCTCCAGAAATTGAACACTCATCGCATCAACCCTGATGATGCTAAGAAAAATTCTGGAGATTTTGCATTATGGAAGAAAAAGGATGATAACCCCTGCTGGAACTCCCCATGGGGTAGTGGACGTCCTGGATGGCATATCGAGGACACTGCCATTACCGAAGAGTATTTCGGAGCCCAGTATGATATTCATGGTGGTGGTCTGGATTTAATATTTCCCCACCACGAAGCAGAGATTGCCCAAATGGAATCTTCATCTGGCAAGAAACCCATGGTCCGTTACTGGATGCACACTGGATTTTTAAATGTTTCAGGAGATAAAATGTCCAAATCCCTTGGAAACTTCATCACCATCCGGAAACTCCTGGAAACTTATCCTCCTGATGTTTTCCGTTTCTTTGTCCTGTCCACCCATTACCGGAGTCCCATTGATTTCAGCCAGGATACTCTGGAACAATCAGCTAATAGTTTGAAAAGGATTTATAAATTAAATGAACATATAAACCAACTCCTGGAAAGTGAAATTCCCAAAAATGGGAAACTGGATGAAATTCATAGTTGCCTATTACATGAAACCCGTCAAAAATTCATGAACGCCATGGATAATGATTTCAACACCCCCTCGGCTTTATCCGTACTTTTTGAGTTTACAAGAGAAATTAACCGAATCATTAATCATGGCGAACTTTCCAATGAGACTTTGAAGAAAGTTAATATTTTCTTCATAGAAGTGGGAGATATTCTGGGTTTCAACTTCTCCCCAGAAGTATCCCCTGAAAATGATATTACTGGGGAGCTGGTTGATATAATAACTGAGGTGAGGGATAAACTGAGGCAAAAAAAGGACTGGGAACTTTCTGATGAAATAAGAGACAGATTAAGCATACTGGACATACTTTTAGAGGATGAATAA
- a CDS encoding 4Fe-4S binding protein, whose translation MDVTFKKKKEVLEGEVALKSRDLEDSHEGFKGEIEDCTFEDKFITISPECVRCNLCVEECPVNAVSDSTSSRPARILENCVKCEICAQTCPVKCIHVIESTSAVQDDVTFHLKDVEVPHRKLRMELIKVNPDNCDSCATCVKFCPTGAIAVPEGEIAQIDTDACVGCGACANVCPQGSIDLVRELGPVMKTKKLLVDQDTCVQCQVCEENCPVDAIKIDGDRVVLDQEKCILCEVCSTKCPVGALKLEMV comes from the coding sequence ATGGATGTAACATTCAAAAAGAAAAAAGAGGTACTGGAGGGAGAGGTAGCACTTAAATCCAGAGACTTGGAAGATAGTCACGAAGGGTTTAAGGGAGAAATTGAGGATTGCACCTTTGAAGATAAATTTATCACTATCTCCCCAGAGTGCGTTCGGTGCAATTTATGTGTGGAAGAATGTCCAGTTAATGCTGTGAGTGACTCCACTTCTTCAAGGCCAGCCAGAATACTGGAAAACTGTGTTAAATGTGAGATCTGTGCCCAGACCTGCCCTGTGAAATGTATACATGTCATTGAAAGCACATCAGCTGTCCAGGATGATGTTACTTTTCATTTGAAAGATGTTGAGGTACCCCATCGTAAACTGCGCATGGAATTAATAAAGGTGAACCCGGATAATTGTGATTCATGCGCTACATGTGTCAAGTTCTGCCCCACCGGAGCAATTGCTGTTCCTGAAGGGGAAATTGCCCAGATTGACACTGACGCATGTGTAGGTTGCGGTGCCTGTGCTAATGTCTGCCCCCAAGGGTCCATTGATCTCGTTAGAGAATTGGGACCTGTGATGAAAACCAAAAAGCTCCTGGTGGATCAGGATACCTGTGTTCAGTGCCAGGTCTGCGAGGAAAACTGTCCAGTTGACGCCATTAAAATCGATGGCGACCGGGTGGTCTTAGATCAGGAAAAATGTATTTTATGTGAAGTTTGTTCTACAAAATGCCCGGTAGGGGCTTTAAAACTGGAGATGGTTTAA
- a CDS encoding CBS domain-containing protein — protein MLVKEMMDKDFIVVTPDEDLVEVSLLMEKKRKFTTPVVDDQKRLIGWITSLDVTRGLRENLKEVKDVMHVKDDVIHVKDNDPARLAVLEASQHRVVSIPVVDEEDVVVGVVRTFDIVKTLSSLYEIKVYKIFEAMNNELKGVTWDELMEASAIVTRRRTGKRVTAQDYEKRIRDSTFGEAIWATGGLEKFFVGLIAIGELVIARKVAQARK, from the coding sequence ATGTTAGTTAAGGAAATGATGGACAAAGATTTTATCGTGGTAACCCCTGATGAAGACCTGGTGGAGGTCTCACTTTTAATGGAGAAAAAAAGGAAATTTACCACTCCTGTAGTTGACGATCAGAAACGTCTAATTGGATGGATCACCTCCCTGGATGTTACCAGGGGCCTGCGAGAAAATCTGAAGGAAGTTAAAGATGTTATGCATGTGAAGGATGATGTTATCCATGTTAAAGATAATGACCCTGCACGTTTAGCAGTTCTGGAAGCATCACAGCACCGAGTGGTTAGCATACCAGTGGTGGATGAAGAAGACGTAGTAGTGGGTGTGGTGCGCACCTTTGATATTGTTAAAACCCTTTCCAGTCTGTACGAGATTAAAGTTTACAAGATATTTGAGGCCATGAACAACGAACTTAAGGGAGTAACCTGGGATGAGCTAATGGAGGCATCAGCCATTGTAACCCGCCGCAGGACTGGTAAAAGAGTCACCGCCCAGGACTATGAGAAAAGGATTCGGGATTCCACATTTGGAGAAGCAATATGGGCCACTGGAGGTTTGGAAAAATTTTTCGTAGGTCTCATTGCCATTGGTGAACTGGTTATCGCCAGGAAAGTGGCTCAAGCACGGAAATAA
- the thiI gene encoding tRNA uracil 4-sulfurtransferase ThiI — MVNELIIVRYGEIGVKSPKVRGRFERKLIENIKTVIGGNVELKEGRIFIYPHDLSKAIESLKKIVGIVSYSPASVTRTNHESIKELIQSYIGELVEDGIFSGEDSFAIRCRRVGNHDFSSQEMAAYCGSVVYGITKSKVDLTHPDFELFVEIRGDKTYIYHQKIRGLGGLPIGTQGRVICLISSGIDSPVAAFLMMKRGCSVTLLNFNTHPYTSGSNDKIMKIYQKLKEYSVGAKLNLYQADYGEFLSKCIDKGPERMTCVLCKNGMYQIAEKLAIREKCLAIVDGSSLGQVASQTLPNILATHYSTSMPIISPLIGMDKVEIEDLAKKLGTYEISILPDSDCSAVPRYPETNAELPLVLEALETIDAEEEFKKVLKSFQLIR, encoded by the coding sequence ATGGTGAATGAATTAATAATTGTCCGTTATGGCGAAATTGGGGTTAAAAGCCCTAAAGTACGGGGAAGGTTCGAGCGTAAACTAATTGAAAATATTAAAACAGTTATCGGGGGCAATGTGGAATTAAAAGAGGGTAGAATATTCATTTATCCCCATGATCTTTCCAAAGCCATTGAATCTCTTAAAAAAATTGTGGGAATAGTTTCTTACAGCCCAGCAAGTGTGACTAGAACCAATCATGAATCCATAAAGGAACTCATCCAATCCTACATAGGGGAACTGGTTGAGGATGGTATTTTTTCAGGGGAGGATTCATTCGCCATACGATGCAGGAGGGTTGGTAATCATGACTTTTCCAGCCAGGAAATGGCTGCATACTGTGGGTCAGTGGTTTATGGGATAACCAAGTCCAAGGTTGACCTCACCCATCCTGATTTCGAACTATTTGTAGAGATCCGGGGGGATAAAACTTACATATATCATCAGAAAATCAGGGGACTGGGTGGTCTGCCCATCGGGACACAGGGAAGAGTTATATGTCTCATTTCCAGTGGAATTGACTCACCGGTAGCTGCTTTTTTAATGATGAAGCGAGGTTGCAGTGTGACCCTGCTTAACTTCAACACCCATCCCTACACCTCTGGATCCAATGATAAGATCATGAAAATATACCAGAAACTGAAGGAATATTCTGTGGGGGCGAAGCTGAATCTTTATCAGGCGGATTACGGAGAATTCCTCAGCAAGTGCATTGATAAAGGTCCTGAGAGGATGACCTGCGTACTTTGTAAGAATGGAATGTACCAAATAGCTGAAAAGCTAGCTATAAGGGAGAAATGTCTGGCCATTGTTGATGGTAGCAGTTTAGGGCAGGTGGCCTCACAGACCCTTCCCAACATCCTGGCTACCCACTATTCAACATCCATGCCCATCATAAGCCCATTGATAGGGATGGATAAGGTGGAAATTGAAGACTTGGCCAAGAAGTTAGGAACCTATGAGATATCCATACTCCCTGATAGTGATTGTTCTGCAGTTCCCCGTTATCCTGAGACCAATGCAGAATTACCACTGGTTTTAGAAGCCTTGGAAACTATTGATGCTGAAGAGGAGTTTAAAAAAGTTTTAAAATCTTTTCAACTGATTAGATGA
- the nifS gene encoding cysteine desulfurase NifS: protein MSYMDHSATSPVDPEVLEAMLPYFKESFGNASTLYSLGREARTAMEKARKQVASLIGARAEEVYFTSGGTESDNLAIKGTISRLKGKGNHIITSAIEHPAVEETCKYLEKNGYTVTYLPVGEDGIVKMEDLKESTREDTILITIMHANNEIGTIQPIKEIGALAREKGILFHTDAVQSVGKIPVNVEDMNVDLLSISAHKLHGPKGVGALYIRKGVRIDPLFHGGGHERGVRPGTENIPGIVGLGKACQLAEENLYENMEYVASLRDQLIKGVLGSIEQSFLNGHPTKRLPNNANFRFSSIEGESLILQLDFKGINASTGSACSSNKLEPSHVLMAIGLEEVDAHGSLRISLGKENTPKDIDSSIVVIKEVVERLRSMSPLWCPGGN from the coding sequence ATGAGTTATATGGATCACTCTGCCACTTCACCAGTTGACCCGGAAGTTTTAGAGGCTATGCTGCCTTATTTTAAAGAATCATTTGGAAACGCATCAACATTATACTCCCTGGGAAGGGAAGCCAGAACTGCAATGGAAAAAGCACGAAAACAAGTAGCATCACTCATAGGTGCCAGGGCAGAGGAAGTTTACTTTACCAGCGGGGGAACCGAGTCAGATAACCTGGCTATCAAGGGAACAATCAGCAGACTGAAGGGTAAAGGTAATCATATCATTACCAGTGCCATCGAACACCCTGCAGTGGAAGAAACCTGCAAATACCTTGAAAAAAACGGATACACGGTCACATACCTGCCAGTGGGTGAAGATGGAATTGTTAAGATGGAAGATTTAAAGGAATCTACCAGGGAGGATACCATCCTCATCACAATTATGCACGCCAACAATGAAATCGGCACCATTCAACCCATTAAAGAAATTGGAGCTCTGGCCAGGGAAAAAGGAATTCTTTTCCACACGGATGCCGTGCAGAGTGTGGGTAAAATACCAGTCAACGTGGAAGACATGAATGTGGACCTTTTATCAATATCCGCCCATAAACTCCACGGACCTAAAGGGGTAGGAGCCCTGTACATCCGTAAGGGTGTGCGGATTGATCCACTATTCCATGGTGGGGGTCATGAGAGGGGGGTGCGGCCCGGAACAGAGAATATCCCTGGAATTGTAGGTTTGGGCAAAGCCTGTCAACTGGCCGAAGAAAATCTGTATGAAAACATGGAGTATGTGGCATCATTGAGGGATCAGCTTATAAAAGGAGTGCTGGGGAGTATTGAACAATCATTTCTCAATGGACACCCCACCAAAAGATTACCCAACAATGCTAATTTCCGTTTCAGCAGTATAGAGGGAGAATCACTAATACTGCAACTGGATTTTAAGGGAATTAACGCATCCACGGGATCAGCCTGTTCCTCTAATAAACTGGAACCCTCCCATGTCCTTATGGCTATAGGGCTTGAAGAAGTGGATGCCCATGGTTCACTACGCATTAGCCTGGGAAAAGAAAACACCCCTAAAGATATTGATTCCTCTATAGTTGTCATAAAAGAAGTGGTTGAAAGATTAAGGAGTATGTCTCCACTCTGGTGTCCCGGTGGGAATTAA